A window of Saccharomyces paradoxus chromosome XI, complete sequence contains these coding sequences:
- the OSH6 gene encoding oxysterol-binding protein OSH6 (Member of an oxysterol-binding protein family~similar to YKR003W) produces the protein MSSKKLTVGSDSHRLSKSSFTSSKSSHSAIKDQPIDTDDIDEDDESGHNIILNIISQLRPGCDLTRITLPTFILEKKSMLERVTNQLQFPEFLLQAHSEKDPLKRFLYVIKWYLAGWHIAPKAVKKPLNPVLGEYFTAYWDLPNKQQAYYISEQTSHHPPECAYFYMIPESSIRVDGVVIPKSRFLGNSSAAMMDGSTVLQFLDIKDKNGNPEKYVLTQPNVYVRGILFGKMRIELGDHMIIKSPNFQADIEFKTKGYVFGTYDAIEGTVKDYDGNTYYEISGKWNDVMYIKDSKQSRSSPKVFLDTHKESPLRPKVRPLSEQGEYESRKLWKKVTDALAVRNHPVATEEKFQIEDHQRQLAKKRIDDGVEFHPKLFRRSKPGEDLDYCIYKNIPANEDPEKQIRSILQIAPILPGQQFTDKFFIPAFEKIKSQKMIESKR, from the coding sequence ATGAGCTCCAAAAAACTGACCGTAGGATCTGATTCGCATCGGTTGAGCAAATCCAGTTTTACAAGTAGTAAATCGTCACATTCAGCAATAAAAGATCAGCCGATTGATACagatgatattgatgaagacgacGAATCCGGTCATAATATTATCTTGAATATTATCTCACAACTGAGACCAGGCTGCGATTTGACCAGGATCACCTTGCctacttttattttagaaaagaaatcgaTGCTTGAACGTGTCACAAATCAGTTACAATTTCCTGAGTTTTTGTTGCAGGCGCATTCAGAGAAGGACCccttgaaaagatttttgtACGTAATTAAATGGTATTTGGCAGGTTGGCATATTGCGCCAAAGGCCGTTAAGAAACCGTTGAATCCAGTCCTTGGTGAATATTTTACCGCTTATTGGGATTTGCCAAACAAACAGCAGGCATATTATATATCTGAACAGACAAGTCACCACCCTCCAGAATGTGCGTACTTTTACATGATTCCCGAATCTTCAATTAGAGTGGACGGTGTTGTTATTCCTAAATCTAGATTTTTGGGAAATTCAAGTGCAGCCATGATGGATGGATCAACAGTTCTGCAATTTCTGGACATAAAGGATAAAAACGGAAACCCAGAAAAATATGTTCTTACACAACCAAATGTATATGTAAGAGGAATCCTGTTTGGGAAAATGAGAATCGAACTTGGAGATCATATGATAATTAAATCTCCTAACTTTCAAGCTGATATAGAGTTCAAAACAAAAGGATATGTTTTTGGGACTTACGATGCGATCGAAGGGACTGTTAAGGATTATGATGGTAATACGTATTACGAAATATCTGGTAAATGGAATGATGTTATGTATATAAAGGATTCAAAGCAATCTCGTTCTTCACCAAAGGTCTTCCTCGATACCCATAAGGAGTCACCATTGAGACCAAAAGTCCGTCCATTGAGCGAGCAAGGCGAATATGAATCCAGAAAGCTGTGGAAAAAGGTTACGGATGCCTTGGCTGTTCGCAATCACCCTGTTGCGACAGAAGAGAAATTCCAGATTGAAGACCACCAAAGACAATTAGCCAAAAAACGCATTGATGATGGTGTAGAATTTCATCCAAAGCTGTTTAGAAGATCAAAACCTGGCGAAGATCTTGATTATTGtatttataaaaatattcctGCCAATGAGGACCCTGAAAAGCAAATACGAAGCATATTGCAAATAGCACCTATTTTGCCCGGTCAGCAATTTACTGacaaattcttcatccctgcatttgaaaaaataaaatcacAAAAGATGATTGAAAGCAAAAGGTAG
- the BYE1 gene encoding Bye1p (Negative regulator of transcription elongation~similar to YKL005C): MSVRTSSRSNKGQNKYIEYLLQEESETPKKKRTKKKADSVTKKNKKADSSQEPSKDTEKERTEEAEEADEGYVRCLCGANNENYDAAEYSHGDMVQCDGCDSWQHIKCMTNGKDAIDGLMSEDSKYYCELCDPSLYAHLEKSKEVEISEDDDYDDDDVYKPINDHNDNDADIFLDEESPRKRKRSPDSSKGNLTKIKQVKKSNESKKRKKSTDATNFDTVENRMPTKRDFESEKEHKLRYNAEKMFSTLFSKFIIPETTEAKLYKLPDGKDTVFVSKEFAHNLEDELYKACLNVEFGTLDKIYTEKVRSLYSNLKDKKNLELKAHVIEGKLPLNKLVNMNASELANPDLQEFKEKRDKVTLENFIVEVPDKPIYVKTHKGDELIEDSAEPQEDILYSKDSIRLHNVESSDSDKGKIEQTHAIPKELSPNTIINEESLQCAFLYPGLGLEFTGYLNHVGTSQKLKRDIIKEAIGDGKLYVEGRLPTTTAVPYLKEISCSRAILVYQLFSSNDDESKATFAEVVDSLENKSRIAGIKPKTRYEKDFYIVPSRSGEIPEILKEILENNSERSERFSPVKSDERTLFAFVVVKQELIH; the protein is encoded by the coding sequence ATGTCTGTTCGTACTTCTTCAAGATCTAATAAGGGTCagaataaatatattgaGTATCTGTTACAGGAGGAGAGTGAAACacccaagaaaaaaagaactaaaaAGAAGGCTGATTCAGTgacaaaaaagaataagaagGCTGATTCTTCCCAAGAGCCAAGTAAAGATActgagaaagaaagaacagAAGAAGCAGAAGAAGCAGACGAGGGCTATGTTAGGTGTTTGTGCGGGGCAAACAATGAGAACTACGATGCTGCTGAATACTCGCATGGGGACATGGTTCAGTGCGACGGCTGTGATTCTTGGCAGCATATTAAATGTATGACCAATGGTAAAGACGCCATCGATGGGCTAATGAGCGAGGATTCTAAGTACTACTGCGAATTGTGCGACCCATCGCTGTATGCacatttggaaaaatcTAAGGAGGTGGAGATTTCAGAGGACGATGATtacgatgatgatgatgtttATAAGCCCATTAATGACCACAATGACAATGATGCAGATATCTTCCTTGATGAAGAAAGCCCCAGGAAACGGAAAAGGAGTCCCGATAGTTCCAAAGGGAACCTTACCAAAATTAAGCAGgtgaaaaaatccaatgagtcaaaaaaaaggaagaaaagcaCTGATGCTACCAATTTTGACACTGTCGAAAACAGAATGCCTACCAAGAGAGATTTTGAAAGCGAAAAAGAACACAAACTGAGATATAATGCAGAAAAAATGTTCTCTACCTTATTTAGCAAGTTCATCATCCCCGAGACGACAGAGGCAAAGCTTTATAAGCTTCCTGATGGGAAAGATACAGTATTCGTGTCAAAAGAGTTTGCGCACAATCTTGAGGATGAGCTTTATAAAGCTTGCCTTAACGTCGAATTTGGTACTTTGGATAAGATATACACAGAGAAAGTGAGATCATTATATTCTAACCTAaaggataagaaaaatttggaactGAAAGCACATGTTATAGAGGGTAAATTACCTTTGAATAAGCTGGTAAACATGAACGCATCTGAACTGGCAAATCCTGACTTAcaagaattcaaagaaaaaagggaTAAAGTTACTTTAGAAAACTTTATTGTTGAGGTACCCGACAAACCCATATACGTTAAAACCCATAAGGGTGATGAGCTGATCGAAGATTCCGCTGAACCTCAAGAGGATATTTTATACTCAAAAGATAGCATAAGATTACACAACGTTGAGAGTAGCGACAGCGATAAGGGCAAAATAGAACAGACACATGCCATTCCAAAAGAACTCAGCCCAAATACAATAATCAACGAAGAGTCTCTACAGTGCGCATTTTTATACCCCGGCTTAGGACTTGAGTTTACAGGTTACCTAAACCACGTTGGAACTTCACAAAAGTTAAAGAGGGATATCATCAAGGAAGCTATTGGCGACGGCAAACTGTATGTGGAAGGACGATTGCCTACAACTACTGCTGTACCATATCTTAAAGAAATCTCCTGCTCTAGAGCTATATTAGTGTATCAATTATTTTCCTCAAATGACGATGAAAGTAAGGCAACTTTCGCAGAAGTTGTAGACTCActggaaaataaaagtcGCATTGCGGGTATAAAGCCAAAAACTAGATACGAAAAGgatttttatattgttcCATCGAGGAGCGGTGAAATTccagaaattttgaaagaaattctaGAAAATAATAGTGAAAGATCTGAGAGATTCTCGCCCGTTAAATCGGATGAAAGAACATTATTCGCATTTGTTGTGGTAAAGCAGGAACTTATTCATTAA
- the RPL14A gene encoding 60S ribosomal protein eL14 (Ribosomal 60S subunit protein L14A~similar to YKL006W), translated as MSTDSIVKASNWRLVEVGRVVLIKKGQSAGKLAAIVEIIDQKKVLIDGPKAGVPRQAINLGQVVLTPLTFTLPRGARTATVSKKWAAAGVCEKWAASSWAKKIAQRERRAALTDFERFQVMVLRKQKRYTVKKALAKA; from the exons atGTCCACCGATTCTATTGTCAAGGCTTCTAACTGGAGATTAGTCGAAGTTGGCCGTGTGGTTTTGATCAAAAAGGGTCAATCCGCAGGTAAATTGGCTGCTATCGTCGAAATTATTGACCAAAAGAAG GTTTTGATTGACGGTCCAAAAGCTGGTGTCCCACGTCAAGCCATCAACTTGGGTCAAGTTGTCTTAACTCCATTGACCTTTACTCTACCAAGAGGTGCTAGAACCGCTACTGTTTCCAAGAAGTGGGCTGCTGCTGGTGTCTGCGAAAAGTGGGCTGCTTCATCTTGGGCTAAGAAGATTGCTCAACGTGAAAGACGTGCTGCTTTGACTGACTTTGAAAGATTCCAAGTTATGGTTTtaagaaagcaaaagagATACACCGTCAAGAAGGCTTTGGCTAAGGCTTAA
- the AUR1 gene encoding inositol phosphorylceramide synthase (Phosphatidylinositol:ceramide phosphoinositol transferase~similar to YKL004W) → MANPFSRWFLSERPPNCHVADLETSLDPHQTLLKVQKYKPALSDWVHYIFLGSIMLFVFITNPAPWIFKILFYCFLGTLFIIPATSQFFFNALPILTWVALYFTSSYFPDDRRPPITVKVLPAVETILYGDNLSDILATSTNSFLDILAWLPYGLFHFGAPFVVAAILFVFGPPTVLQGYAFAFGYMNLFGVIMQNVFPAAPPWYKILYGLESANYGMHGSPGGLARIDKLLGINMYTTAFSNSSVIFGAFPSLHSGCATMEALFFCYCFPKLKPLFITYVCWLWWSTMYLTHHYFVDLMAGSVLSYVIFQYTKYTHLPIVDTSLFCRWSYTSIEKYDISKKDPLAADSNDIESVPLSNLELDFDLNMTDEPSVSPSLFDGSTSVSRSSATSITSLGVKRA, encoded by the coding sequence ATGGCAAATCCTTTTTCGAGATGGTTTCTATCAGAGAGACCTCCAAACTGCCATGTAGCCGATTTAGAAACAAGTTTAGATCCCCATCAAACTTTGCTGAAGGTGCAAAAGTACAAACCTGCTTTAAGTGACTGGGTGCATTACATCTTCTTGGGATCCATCATGTTGTTTGTGTTTATTACTAATCCCGCACCTTGGATTTTCaagattcttttttattgtttcttAGGCACTTTATTCATCATTCCAGCTACATCacagtttttcttcaatgcTTTGCCTATACTAACATGGGTGGCGCTTTATTTCACTTCATCGTATTTTCCAGATGACCGCAGGCCCCCTATTACTGTTAAAGTGTTACCAGCGGTGGAAACAATTTTATATGGTGACAATTTAAGTGATATTCTTGCAACATCGACGAACTCctttttggatattttgGCATGGTTGCCGTATGGTTTATTTCATTTCGGGGCCCCATTTGTCGTTGCTGCCATCTTATTCGTATTTGGGCCACCAACTGTTTTACAGGGTTACGCCTTCGCATTTGGTTATATGAACCTGTTTGGTGTTATCATGCAAAATGTCTTTCCAGCCGCTCCACCATGGTATAAAATTCTTTATGGATTGGAATCAGCCAACTATGGTATGCATGGCTCGCCGGGCGGATTAGCTAGAATTGATAAGCTACTCGGCATTAATATGTATACTACagccttttcaaattcctCAGTCATTTTTGGTGCTTTCCCTTCGTTGCATTCTGGATGTGCTACTATGGAAGCCTTGTTTTTCTGCTATTGCTTCCCAAAATTGAAGCCTTTGTTTATTACTTATGTTTGCTGGTTATGGTGGTCAACTATGTATTTGACacatcattattttgtaGACCTGATGGCAGGTTCTGTGCTATCATACGTTATTTTCCAGTACACAAAGTACACACATTTGCCAATTGTAGATACATCTCTTTTTTGCAGGTGGTCATATACTTCAATTGAGAAATATGATATCTCCAAGAAAGATCCATTAGCTGCAGATTCAAACGATATTGAGAGTGTCCCTTTGTCCAACTTGGAACTTGACTTTGATCTTAATATGACTGATGAACCTAGCGTAAGCCCTTCATTATTTGATGGTTCTACTTCCGTTTCTCGTTCGTCGGCTACGTCTATAACGTCACTAGGTGTAAAGAGGGCTTAA
- the VPS1 gene encoding dynamin-like GTPase VPS1 (Dynamin-like GTPase required for vacuolar sorting~similar to YKR001C): MDEHLISTINKLQDALAPLGGGSQSPIDLPQITVVGSQSSGKSSVLENIVGRDFLPRGTGIVTRRPLVLQLINRRPKKSEHAKVNQAANELIDLNINDNDKKKNETGEHQNEGQSEDNKEEWGEFLHLPGKKFYNFDEIRQEIVKETDKVTGANSGISSVPINLRIYSPHVLTLTLVDLPGLTKVPVGDQPPDIERQIKDMLLKYISKPNAIILSVNAANTDLANSDGLKLAREVDPEGTRTIGVLTKVDLMDQGTDVIDILAGRVIPLRYGYIPVINRGQKDIEHKKTIREALENERKFFENHPSYSSKAHYCGTPYLAKKLNSILLHHIRQTLPEIKAKIEATLKKYQNELINLGPETMDSASSVVLSMITDFSNEYAGILDGEAKELSSQELSGGARISYVFHETFKNGVDSLDPFDQIKDSDIRTIMYNSSGSAPSLFVGTEAFEVLVKQQIRRFEEPSLRLVTLVFDELVRMLKQIISQPKYSRYPALREAISNQFIQFLKNATVPTNEFVVDIIKAEQTYINTAHPDLLKGSQAMVMVEEKLHPRQVAVDPKTGKPLPAQPPSSKAPPMEEKSGFFGGFFSTKNKKKLAALESPPPVLKATGQMTERETMETEVIKLLISSYFSIVKRTIADIIPKALMLKLIVKSKTDIQKVLLEKLYGKQDIEELTKENDITIQRRKECKKMVEILRNASQIVSSV; encoded by the coding sequence ATGGATGAGCATTTAATTTCTACCATTAACAAGCTTCAGGACGCTTTGGCCCCCTTAGGAGGAGGATCTCAATCTCCTATTGATTTACCACAGATCACTGTTGTCGGTTCTCAGTCGTCAGGAAAATCCTCCGTTTTGGAGAATATTGTTGGTAGGGATTTCTTGCCAAGAGGTACTGGTATCGTTACTAGAAGGCCTTTAGTTTTACAATTGATTAATAGGAGACCAAAAAAGTCAGAACATGCTAAAGTAAACCAGGCTGCTAATGAATTGATTGACTTAAACATCAACGACAatgataagaaaaagaacgaaaCAGGAGAGCATCAGAATGAAGGGCAATCTGAGGACAATAAAGAGGAATGGGGTGAATTTTTGCATTTGCCCGGtaagaaattttacaattttgatgaaattagACAGGAAATCGTCAAAGAAACCGACAAGGTTACAGGTGCCAATTCAGGTATTTCTTCTGTTCCCATTAACTTGAGAATTTATTCTCCACATGTTCTGACTTTGACGTTAGTCGATTTACCTGGGTTAACGAAGGTTCCTGTAGGTGACCAACCTCCTGATATTGAAAGACAAATTAAAGATATGCTGCTAAAGTACATTTCTAAACCAAACGCTATTATATTATCTGTTAATGCCGCTAACACAGATTTGGCGAACAGTGATGGTTTGAAGCTGGCTAGAGAAGTCGACCCGGAGGGAACTAGAACTATTGGTGTCTTGACAAAAGTCGATTTGATGGATCAAGGTACAGATGTCATAGATATTTTGGCTGGAAGAGTCATTCCTTTGAGATATGGTTATATCCCAGTTATCAATAGAGGCCAAAAGGATATCGAAcacaaaaaaacaataagaGAAGCTCTTGAAAACgaaaggaaattttttgagaaCCATCCCTCTTACAGTTCTAAAGCTCACTACTGTGGTACACCATATTTGGCGAAAAAGTTAAACTCAATCTTATTACACCACATCAGGCAAACTCTACCAGAGATTAAAGCCAAGATCGAGGccacattgaaaaaatatcaaaatgaaCTTATAAACTTGGGTCCAGAAACTATGGATTCAGCTAGTTCTGTTGTTTTGAGTATGATTACTGATTTTTCCAATGAATATGCCGGCATCTTGGATGGTGAGGCGAAGGAGCTTTCCAGTCAGGAACTTTCTGGTGGTGCTAGAATTTCTTATGTATTCCACgaaactttcaaaaacgGTGTGGACTCTCTAGATCCATTCGACCAGATTAAAGATTCTGACATCAGAACAATTATGTACAATAGTTCAGGTTCCGCCCCATCTTTGTTTGTCGGTACCGAGGCTTTTGAAGTTTTAGTTAAACAACAAATTAGAAGGTTTGAAGAACCATCTCTCCGTTTAGTTACTCTGGTGTTCGATGAACTTGTTCGTATGCTAAAACAGATTATCTCGCAACCAAAATATTCAAGATATCCTGCTCTAAGAGAAGCGATTTCTAATCAGTTCATTCAGTTCTTAAAGAATGCTACTGTTCCTACAAACGAATTTGTTGTCGATATAATCAAGGCTGAACAAACTTACATTAACACAGCCCATCCCGATCTTTTAAAAGGTTCTCAAGCAATGGTAATggtagaagaaaaattacatCCTCGCCAAGTCGCTGTTGACCCAAAGACAGGTAAACCATTACCGGCCCAACCACCATCCAGCAAAGCGCCACCTATGGAAGAGAAATCAGGATTTTTTGGTGGGTTCTTCTCCACtaaaaacaagaagaaattagcAGCCTTGGAATCCCCACCTCCTGTTTTGAAAGCTACCGGCCAAATGACCGAAAGGGAGACAATGGAAACAGAAGTAATCAAGTTGTTGATTAGTAGTTATTTCTCTATCGTCAAAAGAACTATTGCCGATATTATACCAAAAGCTCTGATGCTTAAATTGATTGTGAAAAGTAAAACTGAcattcaaaaagttttacTCGAAAAACTATATGGAAAGcaagatattgaagaattaaccaaagaaaacgaCATAACcatccaaagaagaaaagaatgtAAGAAGATGGTCGAGATATTGAGAAATGCTAGTCAAATTGTCTCATCTGTTTAA
- the MRP17 gene encoding mitochondrial 37S ribosomal protein bS6m (Mitochondrial ribosomal protein of the small subunit~similar to YKL003C): MLYELIGLVRITNSNAPKLEAKELSSTIGKLIIQNRGVVRDIVPMGIRYLPKIMKKDQEKHFRAFHFLMLFDSSAAVQSEILRTLKKDPRVIRSSIVKVNTDKQLDRASSLHRSLGKKSILELVNEDYQSI, from the coding sequence ATGCTTTATGAGTTGATCGGACTTGTTCGCATAACCAACTCCAATGCGCCAAAGTTGGAAGCGAAAGAACTATCTTCTACGATCGGGAAATTgattattcaaaatagAGGTGTGGTGAGGGACATTGTACCCATGGGCATAAGGTATCTTCCTaaaattatgaaaaaagatcaaGAGAAGCATTTTCGAGCATTTCACTTTTTAATGCTGTTTGACTCATCAGCTGCGGTACAGTCTGAAATTCTGAGAACTTTAAAGAAAGATCCCCGTGTCATAAGATCATCCATCGTCAAAGTAAATACAGATAAGCAGCTTGATAGGGCCTCATCGTTGCACCGCTCTTTGGGGAAAAAGTCTATTTTGGAATTAGTGAATGAAGATTATCAATCCATTTAG
- the MET14 gene encoding adenylyl-sulfate kinase (Adenylylsulfate kinase~similar to YKL001C) has protein sequence MATNITWHPNLTYDERKALRKQDGCTIWLTGLSASGKSTIACALEQLLLQKNLSAYRLDGDNIRFGLNKDLGFSEKDRNENIRRISEVSKLFADSCAISITSFISPYRVDRDRARELHKEAGLKFIEIFVDVPLEVAEQRDPKGLYKKAREGVIKEFTGISAPYEAPKAPELHLRTDQKTVEECATIIYEYLISEKIIRKHL, from the coding sequence ATGGCGACTAATATTACTTGGCATCCAAATCTTACTTACGATGAACGCAAGGCATTGAGAAAGCAGGACGGTTGTACCATTTGGTTAACAGGTCTAAGCGCGTCAGGAAAAAGTACAATTGCCTGTGCACTGGAACAGTTGCTGCTTCAAAAAAACCTGTCTGCGTATAGATTGGATGGTGATAACATTCGTTTTGGTCTAAACAAGGACTTAGGCTTCTCTGAAAAGGACAGAAATGAAAACATTCGTAGAATTAGCGAAGTTTCTAAACTATTTGCTGATTCATGCGCTATTTCAATCACCTCATTTATCTCCCCATACAGAGTTGATAGAGATAGAGCTCGTGAACTACATAAGGAGGCTGGTTTGAAGTTCATTGAGATATTCGTTGATGTTCCATTAGAAGTTGCTGAGCAAAGGGACCCTAAGGGCTTATACAAGAAAGCTAGGGAGGGTGTAATTAAAGAGTTTACAGGCATTTCTGCTCCTTATGAAGCACCAAAGGCTCCAGAACTGCATTTGAGAACTGATCAAAAGACGGTGGAAGAATGCGCCACCATCATTTATGAGTACTTAAttagtgaaaaaatcatcCGTAAGCATCTATAA
- the PAP1 gene encoding polynucleotide adenylyltransferase PAP1 (Poly(A) polymerase~similar to YKR002W), giving the protein MSSQKVFGITGPVSTVGATAAENKLNDSLIQELKKEGSFETEQETANRVQVLKILQELAQRFVYEVSKKKNMSDGMARDAGGKIFTYGSYRLGVHGPGSDIDTLVVVPKHVTREDFFTVFDSLLRERKELDEIAPVPDAFVPIIKIKFSGISIDLICARLDQPQVPLSLTLSDKNLLRNLDEKDLRALNGTRVTDEILELVPKPNVFRIALRAIKLWAQRRAVYANIFGFPGGVAWAMLVARICQLYPNACSAVILNRFFIILSEWNWPQPVILKPIEDGPLQVRVWNPKIYAQDRSHRMPVITPAYPSMCATHNITESTKKVILQEFGRGVQITNDIFSNKKSWANLFEKNDFFFRYKFYLEITAYTRGSDEQHLKWSGLVESKVRLLVMKLEVLAGIKIAHPFTKPFESSYCCPTEDDYEMIQEKYGSHKTETALNALQVVTDENKEDESIKDIPKAYLTTMYIGLDFNIENKKEKVDIHIPCTEFVNLCRSFNEDYGDHKVFNLALRFVKGYDLPDEVFDENEKRPSKKSKRRNLDARHETVKRSKSDAASGENINGTTAAVDVN; this is encoded by the coding sequence ATGAGCTCTCAAAAGGTTTTTGGTATTACTGGTCCCGTATCCACCGTGGGCGCCACAGCagcagaaaataaattaaatGATAGCTTAATCCAAGAactgaaaaaggaaggatCGTTCGAGACAGAGCAAGAAACTGCCAATAGGGTGCAAGTGTTGAAAATATTGCAGGAATTGGCGCAAAGATTTGTTTACGAAGTatcgaagaagaaaaatatgtCTGATGGGATGGCAAGGGATGCCGGTGGGAAGATTTTCACTTATGGTTCTTATAGACTAGGAGTCCATGGGCCTGGCAGTGATATTGATACCTTAGTAGTTGTTCCAAAACATGTAACTCGggaagatttttttactgTATTTGATTCACTATTAAGAGAGAGAAAGGAACTGGATGAAATTGCGCCTGTACCTGATGCGTTTGTCCCAATCATCAAGATTAAATTCAGTGGTATTTCTATCGATTTAATCTGCGCACGTCTAGATCAGCCTCAGGTGCCTTTATCCTTGACTTTATCAGATAAAAATCTACTGCGAAATCTAGACGAAAAGGACTTAAGAGCTTTGAATGGTACCAGAGTAACTGACGAAATATTAGAATTGGTTCCAAAGCCGAACGTTTTTAGGATTGCTTTAAGAGCTATTAAGCTGTGGGCCCAAAGAAGGGCTGTTTATGCTAAcatttttggttttccCGGTGGTGTTGCTTGGGCCATGCTAGTTGCTAGAATTTGCCAACTATACCCCAACGCCTGCAGCGCAGTTATATTGAAcagattcttcatcatcttaTCGGAATGGAATTGGCCCCAACCTGTTATCTTGAAGCCAATTGAGGATGGCCCATTACAAGTTCGTGTATGGAATCCAAAGATTTACGCCCAAGACAGGTCTCATAGAATGCCCGTCATTACACCAGCTTACCCGTCAATGTGTGCTACCCATAACATTACGGAATCTACTAAAAAAGTCATTCTACAAGAATTTGGGAGAGGTGTTCAAATAActaatgatattttttccaataaaaAGTCCTGGGCTAATTTATTCGAGAAAaacgattttttcttccgaTACAAGTTCTATTTAGAAATTACTGCATATACAAGAGGCAGTGATGAGCAGCATTTAAAATGGAGTGGTCTGGTTGAAAGTAAGGTAAGGCTTCTAGTTATGAAACTGGAAGTGTTGGCAGGAATCAAGATTGCACATCCTTTCACCAAGCCGTTCGAAAGCAGTTATTGTTGTCCTACTGAGGATGACTATGAAAtgattcaagaaaaatatggtAGCCATAAAACTGAGACAGCATTGAATGCCCTCCAAGTGGTAACcgatgaaaataaagaagacGAAAGTATTAAAGATATACCAAAGGCGTATTTAACCACCATGTATATAGGCCTTGACtttaatattgaaaacaaaaaggaGAAAGTTGACATTCACATTCCATGTACGGAATTTGTGAACTTATGTCGAAGTTTTAATGAGGATTATGGTGACCACAAAGTATTTAATCTAGCACTCCGCTTCGTAAAGGGGTACGATTTGCCAGATGAagtttttgatgaaaatgaaaagaggCCATCAAAGAAGAGTAAAAGGAGGAATCTGGATGCTAGACATGAAACCGTAAAGAGGTCTAAATCAGATGCTGCTTCAggagaaaatatcaatggCACGACCGCCGCTGTTGACGTGAACTAA
- the DID4 gene encoding ESCRT-III subunit protein DID4 (Class E Vps protein of the ESCRT-III complex~similar to YKL002W) has protein sequence MSLFEWVFGKNVTPQERLKKNQRALERTQRELEREKRKLELQDKKLVSEIKKSAKNGQVTAAKVQAKDLVRTRNYIQKFDNMKAQLQAISLRIQAVRSSDQMTRSMSEATGLLAGMNRSMNLPQLQRISMEFEKQNDLMGQRQEFMDEAIDNVMGDEVDEDEEADEIVNKVLDEIGVDLNSQLQSTPQNLVSNAPVAETAMGIAEPIGAGSESHGNPDDDLQARLNTLKKQT, from the exons ATGAGTTTGTTTGAGTGGGTGTTTGGAAAGAATGTCACTCCGCAAGAAAGGCTAAAAAAA AATCAAAGGGCTTTAGAAAGAACACAGAGGGAacttgaaagagaaaagaggaaactGGAACTGCAAGATAAAAAGCTTGTAtcagaaattaaaaaatcGGCAAAGAATGGGCAAGTTACAGCAGCGAAGGTTCAAGCAAAAGATTTGGTGAGAACCAGGAATTACATCCAGAAATTTGACAATATGAAAGCTCAACTTCAGGCCATATCATTGAGAATACAGGCCGTTCGAAGTAGTGACCAGATGACACGTTCTATGAGCGAGGCCACTGGCCTGTTGGCTGGAATGAACAGATCAATGAATCTACCTCAGTTGCAAAGGATATCTATGgaatttgaaaagcaaaatgaTTTGATGGGTCAAAGGCAGGAATTTATGGATGAAGCTATTGATAACGTTATGGGCGATGAGgtggatgaagatgaagaagcagaCGAAATTGTAAATAAAGTCCTGGACGAGATTGGAGTGGATTTGAATTCACAGTTGCAAAGTACGCCTCAAAATCTGGTTTCCAATGCACCAGTTGCGGAAACAGCAATGGGGATTGCAGAACCTATTGGTGCCGGATCAGAATCTCACGGTAATCCTGACGATGACTTGCAAGCTCGGTTGAACactttgaagaagcagaCCTGA